In Desulfosediminicola ganghwensis, a single window of DNA contains:
- a CDS encoding amino acid ABC transporter ATP-binding protein: MIQIRNLSKKFGENRIFSGIDLDIAKGEIVAIIGPSGTGKSTLLRCINFLETADTGSVRIDDVSCDIRSARKSDILALRRKTGFVFQNYALFAHMTALQNIAEGLTTVHGWKKWAACDRARQILEDIGLGDKGDHYPAALSGGQQQRVGIGRAMALDAKLLLFDEPTSSLDPEWVGEVLGLMQKLARRHQTMLVVTHEMQFARNIADRVIFMADGGFVEQGEPARIFSAAEDVRLKKFLNQIQIH; the protein is encoded by the coding sequence ATGATTCAGATCAGAAATCTTAGTAAGAAATTTGGAGAAAACAGGATCTTCTCAGGCATTGATCTCGATATTGCCAAAGGAGAAATTGTTGCCATAATAGGCCCTTCGGGAACAGGGAAATCTACCCTGCTCCGTTGCATCAATTTCCTCGAGACAGCCGATACCGGCAGCGTCAGGATTGACGATGTGTCGTGCGATATTCGCAGCGCCAGGAAGAGTGATATTCTGGCACTGCGTCGCAAGACCGGTTTTGTCTTTCAGAATTACGCGCTCTTTGCCCATATGACCGCCCTGCAGAATATAGCGGAAGGGCTGACAACCGTACATGGTTGGAAGAAATGGGCTGCCTGTGACCGGGCCCGGCAGATTTTAGAAGATATTGGTCTCGGTGATAAGGGGGATCATTATCCTGCTGCTCTATCTGGTGGTCAGCAGCAGCGGGTCGGCATTGGCCGGGCAATGGCGCTGGATGCCAAGTTACTGCTCTTTGATGAACCGACCTCATCACTCGACCCTGAGTGGGTGGGGGAGGTGCTCGGCCTGATGCAGAAACTTGCCCGCCGCCATCAGACCATGCTGGTGGTCACCCATGAGATGCAGTTTGCCAGAAATATCGCCGACAGGGTTATCTTTATGGCTGACGGCGGATTCGTTGAACAGGGCGAACCGGCCAGGATCTTCTCGGCGGCAGAAGATGTGCGTTTGAAAAAATTCCTCAACCAGATTCAAATCCACTAA